In a genomic window of Candidatus Woesearchaeota archaeon:
- a CDS encoding M3 family oligoendopeptidase yields MYQSIKWNLKDLIKNPKDIDKILNKTRLLVKKVETYKKKLNPFLSEKDFISIIKLIEEIKENSSLVSQFPSLWTSADVKSQEAKALESKIDDILTGFDNKLIFFSLWWKDLDTKNAKRLMKNAEEYRYYLKLSRQLKPYTLTEAEEKIINIKDSTGSGTLVDLYEMLKTGFKYRFEGKNQTESELSIYVRNKNPKKRELAYKLLLEKYKEYDSELGYIYQTVIRDYKNECITLRGYKSPLTVRNISNDLPDNIIDTLLKVCKKNVTIFQKYFKLKAKLMKLKKMNRYHLYAPAGKAERKYGFDEAVILTLDSYKKFSPEIEKLIRKVLDEKHLDSELRLTKKSGAFCASIRPKDTPYVLMNYTGTARDVATLAHELGHAAHSMLASSQNIFAFHPVLPLAETASVFGEMLLSESLIEHETNRSIKIHMLCSKLDDIYATIARQIFFTIFEKDAHEAVANGATVKELCEIYLKNLKEQFGNAVNVPKDFKYEWLYVPHIFFSPFYCYAYAFGNLMVFALYEMYKKEGKSFIPKYIRMLSQGGSMPPIKILHELGINPASEKFWQQGFDYVAQQVDELEKLIK; encoded by the coding sequence ATGTACCAATCAATTAAATGGAATTTGAAAGATTTAATTAAAAATCCTAAAGATATTGATAAAATACTTAATAAAACCAGATTATTAGTTAAAAAAGTAGAAACTTATAAAAAAAAATTAAACCCCTTTCTCAGTGAAAAAGATTTTATCTCAATTATCAAATTAATAGAAGAAATTAAAGAAAATTCTTCGTTAGTTTCTCAATTTCCTAGTTTATGGACGTCTGCTGACGTTAAATCTCAAGAAGCAAAAGCATTAGAATCCAAGATTGATGATATTTTAACTGGGTTTGACAATAAATTAATTTTCTTTTCATTGTGGTGGAAAGATCTAGATACAAAGAATGCAAAAAGGTTAATGAAGAATGCAGAGGAATACAGATATTATTTAAAATTAAGCCGGCAGTTAAAACCATATACATTAACTGAGGCGGAAGAAAAAATAATTAACATTAAAGACTCAACTGGTTCAGGTACTCTTGTGGACCTGTATGAAATGCTGAAAACAGGATTCAAGTATAGATTCGAAGGTAAAAATCAGACTGAAAGTGAATTGAGTATATATGTTAGAAATAAAAATCCTAAAAAGAGAGAACTTGCGTATAAACTATTGCTTGAAAAATACAAAGAATATGATTCTGAGTTAGGATATATTTATCAAACCGTTATAAGAGATTACAAAAACGAGTGCATCACTTTAAGAGGTTATAAATCCCCCTTAACTGTTAGAAATATTTCAAATGACCTTCCAGATAATATAATTGATACATTATTAAAAGTTTGTAAAAAAAATGTAACTATTTTCCAAAAATATTTTAAGTTGAAGGCAAAATTAATGAAACTTAAAAAAATGAACAGGTACCATCTCTATGCTCCTGCCGGAAAAGCTGAGCGTAAGTACGGGTTTGATGAGGCAGTAATCCTTACTCTTGACTCTTACAAAAAGTTTAGCCCTGAAATTGAAAAATTAATTAGAAAAGTCCTTGATGAAAAACATCTGGACTCTGAATTAAGACTTACAAAAAAAAGCGGCGCATTTTGTGCAAGCATAAGACCAAAGGATACGCCCTATGTTTTAATGAATTATACTGGCACTGCAAGAGACGTAGCAACACTTGCCCATGAATTAGGACATGCAGCGCATTCAATGCTGGCATCTTCACAGAACATATTTGCATTTCATCCAGTTTTACCTCTTGCTGAAACTGCATCAGTTTTTGGAGAAATGTTATTAAGCGAAAGTTTAATTGAACATGAAACAAATAGATCTATAAAAATCCATATGTTATGTTCAAAATTAGACGATATATATGCAACTATCGCAAGACAAATATTTTTTACAATTTTTGAGAAAGATGCGCATGAAGCAGTTGCCAACGGCGCCACTGTTAAAGAATTATGCGAAATTTATTTAAAAAACTTAAAAGAGCAATTTGGAAATGCTGTAAATGTACCAAAAGACTTTAAATATGAATGGTTATACGTCCCGCATATTTTCTTTTCTCCATTCTATTGTTATGCATATGCCTTTGGAAATTTAATGGTATTTGCGCTTTATGAAATGTACAAGAAAGAAGGAAAATCATTTATTCCTAAATATATCCGAATGTTATCTCAGGGGGGTTCAATGCCCCCAATAAAGATTCTTCATGAACTCGGGATTAATCCTGCATCTGAAAAATTCTGGCAGCAGGGGTTTGATTATGTTGCTCAACAAGTTGATGAACTTGAAAAATTGATTAAGTAA
- a CDS encoding sodium:calcium antiporter — protein MAHNLEKENSWGLSWYIAGSTLIFLLLLEFITSSFSETSILIRLFIIAAIAMFVIVQSANYAVTAISHYAKQTGISDYLIGFVVVSIGTAFPDISTSIFASLAGKGDLVLGSVVGACILNMSLIIGLMAIIGGKLKFDKSIQKTVAIILAMMVFAVGLGIDGKYSRIDGIILLIGVTGYLIVMILKEGKTGKIKESVKFKNIWKDIVVFGGTLTALLLSARWLVYAASEIATKLNVPNYSIGLILVALGTTTPELIVGIKSVLEGVTEIGIGNLIGGIVINYFLVLGIGATMAPIIFDITTFLIGGGVLLFTTALILLFTNYKEITKKHGFLLVGIYILFLIVQIKVMRNVPIN, from the coding sequence ATGGCGCATAATTTAGAAAAAGAAAACAGTTGGGGATTAAGCTGGTACATTGCAGGAAGCACTTTGATTTTTCTATTGCTTTTAGAGTTTATAACGAGCAGTTTTTCCGAAACAAGCATATTAATAAGGCTGTTTATTATTGCCGCAATTGCAATGTTTGTAATCGTCCAGTCAGCAAACTACGCGGTTACTGCAATATCGCATTATGCAAAACAAACTGGAATTTCGGATTATTTAATAGGTTTTGTTGTCGTGTCAATAGGCACAGCTTTCCCAGATATTAGCACTTCAATTTTTGCTTCACTTGCAGGTAAAGGCGATTTAGTATTAGGGAGCGTTGTTGGGGCATGCATCCTGAATATGTCCTTAATTATTGGATTGATGGCAATAATCGGAGGCAAGCTAAAATTTGACAAATCTATACAAAAAACCGTTGCTATCATTTTAGCAATGATGGTATTTGCTGTTGGCCTGGGAATAGACGGAAAATATTCCAGAATTGACGGAATAATACTATTAATTGGAGTGACAGGTTATTTAATTGTAATGATACTAAAAGAAGGCAAAACTGGAAAAATAAAGGAGAGCGTAAAATTTAAAAATATATGGAAAGATATTGTTGTTTTCGGCGGGACGTTAACTGCATTATTATTGAGCGCGCGATGGCTGGTATACGCCGCAAGTGAAATTGCAACAAAACTTAATGTGCCAAACTATTCCATAGGCTTAATTTTAGTTGCGCTTGGAACTACAACACCTGAATTAATTGTAGGGATAAAATCGGTATTAGAAGGAGTTACTGAAATAGGGATAGGAAATTTAATTGGAGGAATAGTGATTAATTATTTTTTAGTTTTGGGAATAGGCGCAACAATGGCCCCAATTATATTTGATATAACAACTTTCTTGATAGGAGGAGGGGTATTGCTGTTTACAACTGCGCTGATACTCTTGTTTACTAATTATAAAGAAATTACAAAAAAACATGGATTTTTATTGGTTGGAATATATATCCTATTTTTAATTGTGCAGATAAAGGTGATGAGAAATGTACCAATCAATTAA
- a CDS encoding calcium-translocating P-type ATPase, SERCA-type has translation MKFYQSNIESLYKKFQSSSEGISNKRAKIALAHYGKNEIKRTKQTSPLKIFLSQFNSFIVYILIGAFLISLILAFLYENQTDKFDSYVDAAVIGIILLLNAILGFFQEYKAEKSIEALKKLTGLQANVLREGIATKIDASLLVPGDVILLETGEKIPADSRIMEAISLEAQEGTLTGESTPVKKISEMLKTDLEIADQKNMIFSGTILTRGRGKAIVCATGKSTQIGKIAQLIENQEITRTPLQDKLKQLGKWMGILVLAVVAIVFIIGVLKGTPLEEMFITAIALAVAAVPEGLAAVVTISLALGVQRMIKKNVLIRKLPSVETLGSTTVICSDKTGTLTKNEMTVQKIYANNEEIDVTGIGYDQDGKFSSNPENFKLLLKCGVLCNDAILNGGVLGDPTEGALIVSAAKAGIIKSKLDKKYARISEIPFDSERKMMSTTHKENGKDIMYTKGAPENVVNKCSRIMVNGDIRKLTGDDRLNIEKHNKHFANKALRVLGFAFKEVNGNYNEEDLIFIGLQAMIDPPREEVKIAIEKCKKAGIKVVMITGDHIDTAIAIARELNIEGKAVTGMDLENTANLEKEVEHIGVYARVNPEHKFRIVKALQTHGHVVAMTGDGVNDAPALKRAEIGIAMGIAGTDVAKEASEMILTDDNFNSIVNAVEEGRGIYNNIKKFVFYLVSSNLGEVLTIFLAMIIGFYDETGRIIVPLVAVQILWINLLTDGLPALALGIDEPDSNIMEKKPRSKNEHLMTTYNIITMTSIALLMMIITLTIFNKSNPSINAKYAQTMAFTTLMMLQMFNVLNSTSENESIFKKGIFSNRWLWVAIICSISLQLAIIYIPIMAKLFKVVKLTFNDWIFITLASSSVLVLAEIIKLIMRKHSTKHNIIKNGA, from the coding sequence TTGAAATTCTACCAATCTAATATTGAATCATTATATAAAAAATTTCAATCATCATCAGAAGGTATTTCTAATAAAAGAGCAAAAATTGCATTAGCGCATTATGGCAAAAATGAGATTAAAAGAACTAAACAAACCTCTCCGCTAAAAATCTTTCTTTCACAATTTAACTCCTTCATAGTTTATATTTTAATCGGAGCATTTTTAATCTCTTTAATTCTAGCTTTTTTATATGAAAATCAGACAGACAAATTTGATAGTTATGTTGATGCAGCCGTCATTGGAATAATATTATTACTCAACGCAATACTCGGATTTTTTCAAGAATACAAAGCTGAAAAGTCAATTGAAGCATTAAAAAAATTAACAGGATTGCAGGCTAATGTATTAAGGGAAGGAATAGCTACAAAAATAGATGCTTCATTACTAGTGCCCGGAGATGTAATATTGCTTGAGACCGGAGAAAAAATACCTGCAGATTCACGGATAATGGAAGCAATTTCGCTCGAAGCTCAAGAAGGCACTTTAACTGGAGAATCAACACCCGTTAAAAAAATAAGTGAAATGCTAAAAACTGATCTGGAAATCGCAGACCAGAAAAATATGATATTTTCAGGAACAATACTTACTAGGGGTAGAGGAAAAGCAATTGTTTGCGCAACGGGAAAATCCACACAAATCGGTAAAATTGCGCAATTGATTGAGAACCAGGAAATAACTCGAACCCCTCTTCAAGATAAACTTAAACAATTAGGGAAATGGATGGGGATATTGGTACTCGCAGTCGTAGCTATTGTATTTATTATAGGTGTTTTAAAAGGCACGCCATTAGAAGAAATGTTTATAACAGCTATTGCTTTAGCAGTTGCAGCTGTACCGGAAGGGCTTGCAGCAGTCGTAACGATTTCTTTAGCGCTGGGTGTGCAAAGAATGATTAAAAAAAATGTCTTAATCAGAAAACTTCCTTCTGTAGAAACTTTGGGTTCAACCACTGTGATTTGTTCAGACAAAACAGGCACATTAACTAAAAATGAAATGACTGTGCAAAAAATATATGCGAATAATGAAGAAATAGATGTAACAGGCATAGGGTATGATCAAGACGGAAAGTTTTCGTCAAACCCTGAAAATTTTAAATTATTGCTTAAATGCGGAGTTTTGTGCAATGACGCAATATTAAACGGGGGAGTGCTAGGAGACCCCACTGAAGGTGCATTAATTGTTTCTGCCGCAAAAGCAGGCATTATAAAAAGCAAGTTAGACAAGAAATATGCCCGCATAAGTGAAATTCCATTTGACTCTGAAAGAAAAATGATGAGCACCACCCATAAAGAAAATGGCAAAGATATAATGTACACAAAAGGCGCACCTGAAAATGTGGTTAACAAGTGTTCAAGAATAATGGTCAATGGAGATATTAGAAAACTAACAGGTGATGACAGGCTTAATATTGAAAAACATAACAAACATTTTGCAAATAAGGCTTTGCGTGTATTAGGGTTCGCATTTAAAGAAGTAAATGGAAACTATAATGAAGAAGATTTAATTTTTATAGGATTGCAGGCAATGATTGATCCCCCGCGTGAAGAAGTAAAAATTGCAATCGAAAAATGCAAAAAAGCAGGTATAAAAGTTGTAATGATCACGGGGGACCACATAGATACGGCAATTGCAATAGCAAGAGAACTCAATATTGAAGGCAAAGCTGTAACCGGCATGGATTTAGAAAATACTGCAAATCTTGAAAAAGAAGTTGAACACATAGGGGTGTATGCCAGAGTTAACCCCGAACATAAATTTAGAATCGTAAAAGCTTTACAAACACACGGACATGTAGTTGCGATGACAGGGGATGGCGTAAATGATGCTCCGGCATTGAAACGCGCAGAAATAGGCATTGCAATGGGAATTGCAGGCACAGATGTTGCAAAAGAAGCCTCGGAGATGATATTGACAGATGACAATTTTAATTCAATTGTAAATGCTGTGGAAGAAGGGCGGGGCATCTATAATAATATCAAAAAGTTTGTATTTTATCTTGTTTCTTCCAATCTGGGAGAAGTCTTAACAATATTTTTAGCAATGATTATCGGGTTTTATGACGAAACAGGCAGGATAATTGTGCCGTTAGTGGCAGTGCAAATTTTATGGATTAATTTGCTTACGGACGGACTGCCTGCGCTTGCGCTGGGGATTGATGAGCCAGATTCAAATATTATGGAAAAAAAACCAAGATCTAAAAATGAACATCTTATGACAACATACAACATCATTACAATGACATCAATTGCATTGTTGATGATGATAATTACATTAACAATATTCAATAAATCAAACCCTTCAATCAACGCAAAATATGCCCAAACTATGGCATTTACTACTTTAATGATGCTCCAAATGTTTAATGTTCTTAATTCAACATCAGAAAATGAATCTATCTTTAAAAAAGGAATTTTTTCAAATCGTTGGTTATGGGTCGCTATAATATGTTCAATAAGTTTGCAATTAGCAATAATTTATATACCAATTATGGCTAAATTATTTAAAGTTGTAAAATTAACTTTTAATGATTGGATATTTATTACTTTAGCATCATCATCAGTATTAGTGCTTGCTGAAATAATAAAGTTAATAATGAGAAAACACTCAACTAAACATAATATAATAAAAAATGGCGCATAA
- a CDS encoding methyltransferase, with the protein MVKSKAQLGIELFKLRGFSNPDVNLEQYQTDSEIVASMLWKCYMDNNMTSVADLGSGTGIIGLGAALLEPYQIILVEKDSGAIEICKQNQAKLEERYGELPIEYVNSDIKDFNTQVDTVIMNPPFGVQNEHADRVFLEQAMKIANNIYSLHKIESKQFIEKFAKDNNFSVKEIIEFEFSLKPTMKFHKQNVKKIKVGFWYLKRKRYN; encoded by the coding sequence ATGGTAAAATCAAAAGCACAGTTGGGGATAGAATTATTCAAACTCCGTGGATTTTCTAATCCGGATGTCAATCTTGAACAATATCAAACAGATTCCGAAATTGTTGCATCTATGCTTTGGAAGTGTTATATGGATAATAACATGACATCTGTTGCCGATTTAGGTTCCGGAACCGGAATTATAGGTTTGGGGGCAGCTTTACTTGAACCATATCAAATCATTTTAGTAGAAAAAGATTCAGGCGCTATTGAAATATGTAAACAAAATCAAGCTAAACTTGAAGAAAGGTATGGAGAGTTACCAATTGAGTATGTAAATTCTGATATTAAAGATTTTAATACGCAAGTTGACACAGTTATAATGAACCCACCTTTTGGTGTTCAAAATGAGCATGCTGACCGGGTTTTTCTTGAGCAGGCAATGAAAATTGCTAATAATATCTATTCATTACATAAAATTGAATCTAAGCAATTTATTGAAAAATTTGCTAAAGACAATAATTTTAGTGTCAAGGAAATTATTGAATTTGAATTTTCTCTTAAACCGACTATGAAATTTCACAAACAAAATGTTAAGAAAATTAAAGTTGGTTTTTGGTATTTAAAGCGCAAGCGCTATAATTAA
- a CDS encoding DUF4349 domain-containing protein produces the protein MALKKQLNTVKENWLIILVLAVLFFLPTILNIGNYNMLGTIQGIPNDIGYAVGESMNKMVGSSYPGSYYPILSEDFKPEIEDRVITKSANLNTEIEFGTFEINEQKVREIIKSSGSFLLNENINKYELGWKEYYNGYYQIKIESSKFDAVVSQLKQIGEVKSFNENTEDVTGTYTDLKTELDAEKGRLQRYQEMYNEATKIEDKININDRIYNQERTIKYLEDAINNINKRVEYSSVYFSMNEERSEYADIALVKLSALARQLVDSFNNLLTLVFWAVPYAAALLLIFWVKKLVKRKK, from the coding sequence ATGGCATTAAAAAAACAATTAAACACAGTCAAAGAAAATTGGTTAATCATTTTAGTATTAGCAGTTTTATTCTTCTTGCCAACAATTTTAAATATTGGCAATTATAATATGCTTGGAACAATCCAAGGCATACCGAATGATATTGGTTATGCAGTTGGAGAAAGCATGAATAAAATGGTTGGTTCTTCTTATCCTGGTTCTTATTATCCAATACTATCAGAAGATTTTAAACCTGAAATTGAAGATAGGGTTATTACAAAATCCGCAAACTTGAATACTGAAATTGAATTTGGCACATTTGAAATAAACGAACAAAAAGTGAGAGAAATTATTAAATCAAGCGGTTCATTCTTGCTGAATGAAAATATTAATAAGTATGAATTAGGGTGGAAAGAATATTATAATGGCTATTATCAAATCAAAATTGAATCTTCAAAGTTTGATGCAGTTGTTTCACAGTTAAAACAAATTGGCGAAGTTAAATCTTTCAATGAAAATACTGAAGATGTAACTGGAACATACACAGATCTAAAAACAGAACTTGATGCTGAGAAAGGCAGACTTCAAAGATATCAAGAGATGTATAATGAAGCTACAAAAATTGAAGATAAGATCAATATTAATGATAGAATCTATAACCAAGAACGTACTATTAAGTATCTTGAAGATGCTATTAACAACATTAACAAACGTGTTGAATATTCGTCAGTATACTTTTCAATGAATGAAGAGCGTTCAGAGTATGCAGACATTGCTCTAGTTAAATTATCAGCTCTAGCAAGACAATTAGTTGACAGTTTTAACAACTTACTTACGTTAGTATTCTGGGCAGTCCCTTACGCAGCAGCATTATTACTAATCTTCTGGGTAAAAAAACTCGTTAAAAGAAAGAAATAA
- a CDS encoding DNA-directed RNA polymerase subunit L, translated as MEIRVIEESKNKIVFELKGENHTFCNALKDMLLNEKEVSIASYKIEHPLIGEPEFIIETKGKEPKKVLEIAAKNLQKELASFRKAF; from the coding sequence ATGGAAATCAGAGTAATAGAAGAATCAAAAAACAAGATAGTTTTTGAACTTAAAGGTGAAAATCATACATTTTGTAATGCATTAAAAGATATGCTATTGAATGAAAAAGAAGTAAGCATTGCAAGTTATAAAATTGAACACCCTTTAATTGGTGAACCTGAATTTATTATTGAAACTAAAGGTAAAGAACCAAAAAAAGTTCTTGAAATAGCCGCTAAAAATCTGCAGAAAGAACTTGCAAGTTTTAGAAAAGCTTTCTGA
- a CDS encoding AMMECR1 domain-containing protein: MHELLQLARSAIEFELSNQKLTIPVSFKSSYNHDFGVYVILKEKGVERGAFGFPETSLPLWKSLPQAAKAAAFNDPQFPPVTEMELRNLQIEIYLLSKPIQFIGLGFELDDAIMIVSYQGEAILLPNLAKTKEEVLELLHEKLNITDLNSNYYKFKTEIIK, from the coding sequence ATGCATGAATTATTACAGTTGGCTAGGTCAGCTATAGAGTTTGAACTTAGTAACCAAAAGTTAACTATACCGGTTAGTTTCAAATCTTCATATAATCATGATTTTGGCGTATATGTGATTTTAAAAGAGAAAGGTGTAGAAAGAGGCGCATTTGGATTTCCTGAAACCTCTTTGCCGTTATGGAAATCTTTACCACAGGCAGCTAAAGCTGCTGCGTTCAATGATCCGCAATTCCCCCCTGTAACAGAAATGGAGCTAAGAAATTTGCAGATTGAAATATATTTGCTATCTAAACCAATACAATTTATAGGCTTGGGTTTTGAACTCGACGATGCTATTATGATTGTTAGTTACCAGGGCGAAGCGATACTTCTTCCTAATTTAGCTAAAACAAAAGAAGAAGTTTTAGAGTTATTGCATGAGAAATTAAATATTACCGATTTAAATTCTAATTATTATAAATTTAAGACTGAGATAATCAAATAA
- a CDS encoding putative Ig domain-containing protein has protein sequence MKALKTILFMALAMIFLSVSISAITLNNVALTANEGTAISSELEAATNIIGTATYALTGLPAGATFNTATRRFTWTPDYNDAVNSPYTMTYTVIDDMGTPANPLDDLTDSTDFVLIVSDFQPLSITQDVLLGGSNQYRSNPEADDLDRKAVYTERQFTITNNGDLDITGVTLTALKDTAYSYTYDISFTNAPNGITLAADQSVTVTIKGYVPKNLPSFFPTRADSEDRRNLLGTLTLASTNADVANVVSNFYMEAENNLQFDRLYVYVGSENEKITSNDEKIKDIKPNDEVEIQVRVENKYDNGDNANLDIEDIEFTAVINDNDLDVDEDIDFGDLGAEEVSDDETITFLINPADVEEGTYVLTLTLFGEDENGAKMGLKYKVDLEVEQDSHEVIVTDLELTPETAVCKTSASLEFTLLNIGNKNEEEIAFKVEAPELNLYKSGYDIELDSRDDETKTVLIPLNDVKTGDYDIEITTYYDRNELTDSKTAVLHVEGCNPVVEEEVVVVEPNTGLEDITGRTPAVTVIPELESFDTIQDTTGYMVLLGGLVIVLTIVLILLLIKFVF, from the coding sequence ATGAAAGCGCTAAAAACAATTTTATTCATGGCTTTGGCTATGATATTTTTAAGTGTTAGTATAAGTGCTATAACCCTTAATAATGTTGCATTAACTGCAAATGAAGGTACAGCCATATCTTCAGAATTAGAGGCAGCAACAAATATTATAGGTACTGCAACTTATGCTTTAACTGGTTTACCAGCGGGTGCTACTTTTAATACGGCAACCAGGAGATTTACTTGGACCCCTGATTACAATGATGCAGTAAATAGTCCATATACAATGACTTATACTGTAATAGATGATATGGGAACTCCAGCAAACCCATTAGACGATCTAACAGATTCAACAGATTTTGTGCTTATTGTATCTGATTTTCAACCTTTAAGCATCACACAAGATGTTTTACTTGGTGGAAGCAACCAATACAGAAGCAACCCTGAAGCTGACGATTTAGACAGGAAAGCAGTTTACACTGAAAGGCAATTCACAATTACTAACAATGGTGATTTAGACATAACTGGCGTTACATTAACTGCTTTAAAGGATACAGCTTACAGCTATACCTATGATATCAGCTTTACAAATGCGCCTAATGGCATTACTTTAGCTGCTGATCAATCAGTTACAGTAACGATTAAAGGTTATGTTCCTAAAAATTTACCTTCATTCTTCCCAACAAGGGCAGACTCTGAAGATAGAAGAAACTTATTGGGCACATTAACCCTTGCATCAACAAATGCAGATGTTGCTAATGTTGTTTCAAATTTCTACATGGAAGCAGAAAACAACTTGCAATTTGACAGACTTTATGTTTATGTTGGAAGTGAAAATGAAAAAATAACTTCAAATGATGAAAAAATCAAAGACATAAAACCAAATGATGAAGTTGAAATCCAGGTTAGAGTTGAAAACAAGTATGACAATGGTGACAATGCAAACCTTGACATTGAAGACATCGAATTTACTGCTGTAATTAATGATAATGATCTAGATGTTGACGAAGACATAGACTTTGGTGATTTAGGCGCTGAAGAAGTTAGTGATGATGAAACAATTACATTTTTAATTAATCCAGCAGATGTTGAAGAAGGCACTTATGTTTTAACATTAACACTTTTTGGTGAAGATGAAAATGGTGCAAAAATGGGTCTTAAATACAAAGTAGATTTAGAGGTTGAGCAAGACTCTCATGAAGTAATAGTTACTGACTTAGAATTAACCCCTGAAACTGCCGTTTGTAAAACTTCAGCTTCATTAGAATTTACCTTATTAAACATAGGTAATAAAAATGAAGAAGAAATTGCATTCAAAGTAGAAGCGCCGGAACTTAACTTGTACAAGAGCGGTTACGACATAGAACTTGATTCAAGAGACGATGAAACAAAAACGGTTTTAATTCCTTTAAATGATGTTAAAACTGGTGATTATGACATTGAAATAACAACTTACTATGATAGGAATGAACTTACAGACTCTAAAACCGCAGTACTGCATGTTGAAGGATGTAATCCAGTAGTTGAAGAAGAAGTAGTAGTAGTTGAACCTAATACCGGTCTTGAGGACATCACTGGCAGAACACCAGCTGTAACAGTTATTCCTGAATTGGAAAGCTTTGATACAATACAGGACACCACAGGATATATGGTATTGTTAGGCGGATTGGTTATTGTTTTAACAATTGTTTTAATTTTGTTATTGATCAAGTTTGTCTTTTAA
- a CDS encoding U32 family peptidase, with amino-acid sequence MELLAPVGNREMLVAAIEAGCNSVYFGVKELNMRKNAKSFELNELKKIVKYCHSNNVKAYLTVNTIIFENEHDKVRKILKSAKSAGVNAIICWDHAVIRLCNELGLEIHLSTQASVANFETVKFYADLGVKRIVLARELSLKQIKKISEKIKSDKLYVKIECFGHGAMCVAISGRCFMSQFLFCKSANRGDCLQPCRRAYKIIDFETGDELKIDNNYVMSAKDLCTVEFLDRLKNAGISALKIEGRSRSPEYVKTVVEVYREALDKLDSQQKLSDESRQKLITKLKTVYNRKFSTGFYMGLPTAKDFTDLYGSGATEKKRYIGLIKNYFKKVNVAEINVESESLNVGDRLMVIGPTTGVKEQIIKSMEINNRQISKIEKGKNAGIRLDFIARVNDKVFIIKKE; translated from the coding sequence ATGGAACTTTTGGCGCCAGTCGGAAATAGAGAAATGCTTGTTGCAGCAATTGAAGCAGGCTGCAATAGTGTTTACTTCGGCGTTAAAGAATTAAATATGCGTAAAAATGCTAAAAGTTTTGAATTAAATGAGTTAAAAAAAATTGTTAAGTATTGCCATTCGAATAATGTAAAAGCCTATTTAACCGTTAACACAATTATATTTGAAAATGAACATGATAAAGTTCGTAAAATATTAAAAAGCGCTAAAAGCGCTGGTGTTAATGCTATAATCTGCTGGGACCATGCTGTAATTAGATTATGCAATGAATTAGGATTAGAAATACACTTATCAACACAGGCATCAGTTGCTAATTTTGAAACAGTAAAATTTTATGCAGATTTAGGCGTTAAAAGAATCGTGCTTGCCCGCGAACTATCCTTAAAACAAATTAAAAAAATTTCTGAAAAGATTAAATCTGATAAATTATATGTTAAAATCGAATGTTTTGGACACGGGGCTATGTGCGTTGCAATATCTGGAAGATGTTTCATGTCACAATTTTTGTTTTGTAAATCTGCAAATCGCGGCGATTGCCTGCAGCCATGCAGAAGAGCTTATAAAATTATAGACTTTGAAACAGGGGATGAGTTAAAAATAGATAATAACTATGTAATGTCTGCCAAAGATCTTTGCACTGTCGAATTTCTGGACAGACTAAAAAATGCAGGAATATCTGCGCTAAAAATAGAAGGGCGCTCCAGAAGTCCTGAATATGTGAAAACCGTTGTTGAAGTTTACCGCGAAGCTCTAGATAAACTGGATTCGCAGCAGAAATTGAGTGATGAATCAAGACAGAAACTTATTACTAAATTAAAAACGGTTTATAATAGAAAATTCTCAACAGGTTTTTACATGGGATTACCAACTGCAAAAGATTTTACAGATTTATATGGCAGTGGAGCTACTGAAAAAAAGAGATATATTGGATTAATAAAAAATTATTTTAAAAAAGTGAATGTTGCAGAAATTAATGTTGAATCTGAATCTTTAAACGTTGGCGACAGGTTAATGGTAATTGGCCCAACAACCGGAGTTAAAGAACAGATAATCAAATCAATGGAAATCAATAACCGGCAAATCTCTAAAATCGAAAAAGGGAAAAATGCAGGCATCAGACTTGATTTTATTGCAAGAGTTAATGACAAGGTTTTTATTATTAAAAAGGAATAA